Proteins encoded within one genomic window of Brassica rapa cultivar Chiifu-401-42 chromosome A09, CAAS_Brap_v3.01, whole genome shotgun sequence:
- the LOC103843426 gene encoding L-ascorbate peroxidase 1, cytosolic — protein MTKSYPTVSEDYQKAIEKCKRKLRGLIAEKNCAPIMVRLAWHSAGTFDCASRTGGPFGTMRFDAEQGHGANSGIHIALRLLEPIREQFSTISFADFHQLAGVVAVEVTGGPEIPFHPGREDKPQPPPEGRLPDATKGCDHLRQVFTKQMGLSDKDIVALSGAHTLGRCHKDRSGFEGAWTSNPLIFDNSYFKELLSGEKEGLLQLVSDKALLDDPVFRPLVEKYAADEEAFFADYAEAHLKLSELGFADA, from the exons ATGACGAAGAGCTACCCAACAGTGAGCGAAGATTACCAGAAGGCTATTGAGAAGTGCAAGAGGAAGCTCAGAGGTTTGATCGCTGAGAAGAACTGTGCACCTATCATGGTCCGTCTCGC ATGGCACTCTGCTGGAACATTTGATTGTGCGTCAAGGACTGGTGGTCCTTTTGGAACGATGAGGTTTGATGCTGAGCAAGGTCACGGAGCTAACAGTGGGATCCACATTGCTCTTAGGCTGTTGGAGCCTATCAGAGAGCAGTTCTCTACCATCTCCTTTGCTGATTTCCATCAGCTTGCTGGTGTTGTGGCTGTTGAGGTTACTGGTGGTCCTGAGATTCCTTTCCACCCTGGAAGAGAG GACAAGCCTCAGCCACCACCAGAGGGACGTCTCCCTGATGCTACAAAGGGATGTGACCACTTGAGACAGGTGTTTACAAAGCAGATGGGTTTATCTGACAAGGACATTGTCGCTTTATCTGGCGCCCACACACTG GGAAGGTGCCACAAGGATAGGTCTGGCTTCGAAGGTGCATGGACTTCAAACCCTCTTATTTTCGACAACTCTTACTTCAA GGAGCTCTTGAGCGGTGAGAAGGAAGGTCTTCTTCAGCTTGTTTCCGACAAGGCTTTGTTGGATGATCCTGTGTTCCGTCCTCTTGTTGAGAAATACGCTGCT GATGAAGAAGCATTTTTCGCTGATTACGCTGAGGCACACTTGAAGCTTTCTGAGCTCGG GTTTGCTGATGCTTAA
- the LOC103843431 gene encoding mitogen-activated protein kinase 13 — protein sequence MENVEDGGILTYNGRYVMYNVLGNLFELSSKYIPPIQPVGRGAYGIVCCATNSETNEEVAIKKIANAFDNRVDAKRTLREIKLLCHMDHDNVIKMKDIIEPPEKDRFEDVYIVYELMDTDLHQIIRSTQTLTDDHCQFFLYQILRGLKYIHSANVLHRDLKPSNLVLNTSCDLKICDFGLARTSTETDMMTEYVVTRWYRAPELLLNCSEYTGSIDIWSVGCIFMEILRRETLFPGKDYVQQLKLITELIGSPEESDLDFLRSDNARKYLKQLPRVQKQSFRENFPDISPMALDLAEKMLVFDPSKRITVEEALKHPYLASLHEINEEPTCPSPFSFDFEESTLDEQDIKELIWRESLHFKNKQSPTIQDT from the exons ATGGAGAACGTGGAAGATGGAGGAATCTTGACATACAATGGTAGATATGTTATGTATAACGTCCTCGGTAACCTTTTTGAGCTCTCTTCAAAATACATTCCTCCTATTCAACCTGTGGGTCGAGGTGCCTATGGTATTGTCTG CTGTGCTACAAACTCAGAGACAAACGAAGAGGTTGCTATAAAGAAGATAGCAAACGCTTTTGACAACAGAGTTGATGCTAAAAGAACTCTCCGGGAGATCAAACTCCTTTGCCACATGGATCACGATAAT GTTATCAAAATGAAAGATATAATCGAGCCACCAGAGAAAGATAGGTTTGAAGATGTGTATATTGTTTATGAATTGATGGATACCGATTTGCACCAGATCATAAGATCTACTCAAACTCTGACCGATGACCATTGTCAG TTCTTCCTATACCAAATATTGCGAGGCTTGAAGTACATACACTCTGCAAATGTACTACACCGCGACTTGAAACCGAGCAACTTGGTTCTAAACACGAGTTGTGATCTTAAAATATGTGATTTTGGACTTGCAAGAACGTCAACAGAGACAGACATGATGACTGAATATGTAGTAACAAGATGGTACCGTGCACCGGAACTGCTTCTCAACTGCTCGGAGTACACAGGATCTATTGATATTTGGTCTGTTGGTTGCATTTTCATGGAGATACTCAGAAGAGAAACGCTTTTCCCTGGTAAAGATTATGTTCAACAGCTGAAACTTATCACTGAG CTCATAGGTTCACCAGAGGAGTCTGATCTTGACTTCTTGAGAAGTGATAATGCGAGAAAGTACTTGAAACAACTCCCACGAGTTCAAAAACAATCATTCAGAGAAAATTTCCCTGATATTTCTCCAATGGCTTTAGATCTTGCTGAGAAGATGCTTGTTTTTGATCCTTCCAAACGCATCACAG TGGAGGAAGCATTGAAGCATCCTTATTTGGCTAGTCTCCATGAGATCAATGAAGAACCAACGTGTCCTTCTCCTTTTAGCTTTGACTTTGAGGAGTCAACTTTGGATGAACAAGACATCAAGGAACTTATCTGGAGAGAGTCTTTACACTTCAAGAATAAGCAATCTCCCACGATTCAAGACACTTGA